In Acaryochloris marina S15, a single genomic region encodes these proteins:
- a CDS encoding DUF6714 family protein: MDKEIVVNNIKLAFAEVMLGAGIGLWEAQAIDDYATEEEQKRNRDKDEKEAWNRLNCEDLQRCHSSLSFFDAEGMKFHLPAYIVASLENNVDDPLFHLTQLDEYAKSKLTALNTVQRRAIVMYLEWCLEQEEYEFEYPVIRRALGEYWKV, encoded by the coding sequence ATGGATAAAGAAATCGTCGTGAACAATATAAAGCTTGCATTTGCTGAAGTGATGCTTGGTGCTGGTATTGGCCTCTGGGAAGCCCAAGCCATCGATGATTACGCGACAGAGGAAGAGCAGAAGAGAAATCGCGATAAGGACGAAAAGGAAGCGTGGAATCGACTGAACTGCGAGGATTTGCAGAGATGTCACAGCAGCCTTTCATTCTTTGATGCGGAGGGGATGAAATTTCATTTGCCAGCCTATATCGTGGCCAGTCTTGAAAATAATGTAGATGATCCACTGTTTCATTTAACGCAGCTAGATGAGTACGCAAAATCTAAGTTAACGGCACTCAATACTGTGCAAAGGCGAGCCATTGTTATGTATCTGGAATGGTGTCTTGAGCAAGAAGAATATGAATTTGAATACCCAGTGATTCGTAGGGCACTAGGTGAATATTGGAAGGTCTAA